In Solanum pennellii chromosome 3, SPENNV200, a single window of DNA contains:
- the LOC107014983 gene encoding protein PAF1 homolog, producing the protein MASYRPFPPSSQSSFVPPPPPPQNQNPPPPPSQSRGGQYSQNWGGYGVNDGSSYTQQNYSQVHQSSNYQHPGYVPPPPATRNQYPPPPPPPADSSYPPPPPPSGQPPPPPAPMYYPSSQDSQYSQNHPLEPPPPPPPPSSPPTSAIPPPPPPSQPPSPPPPPSSVPPQKQRNESRHSAEKRRESGWRESRHGNHTSRSKQPDHSVPPLPMKKSNAPSGRVETEEERRSRKKREIEKQRHEEKNRQHLKESQNKVLQKTQMLTSGTKGHGSISASHMADRRTTPLLSGERTENRLKKPTTFLCKLKFRNELPDPTAQPKLLTLRRDPDRFTKYSITSLEKMHKPQLHVEPDLGIPLDLLDLSVYNPPKGVKIPLAPEDEELLRDDNPITPIKKDGIKKKERPTDKGVSWLVKTQYISPLSTESAKQSLTEKQAKELRETKGGRNILENLNKRDRQIQEIEASFEACKSRPIHASNRRLQPIKVQPLYPDFDRYKDPFVLANYDSAPTADSETYSKLDKTVRDACESQAVMKSFVATSSDADKPDKFLAYMVPAPNELSKDMYDESEDISYSWVREYHWDVRGDDADDPNTYVVAFGEREARYMPLPTKLVLRKKRAREGKSNEEVEHFPVPSRVTVRKRPTAAAIELKEEGGYTTALKGNVSSSKRSRISHEDDVGEQHNNMHDDDQDQSSGGEYYMSD; encoded by the exons ATGGCTTCGTATAGGCCATTTCCTCCATCATCGCAGTCGAGTTTTGTTCCTCCGCCACCGCCTCCGCAGAATCAGAACCCTCCGCCACCGCCGTCTCAATCCAGGGGAGGTCAGTACTCGCAGAATTGGGGGGGTTATGGGGTGAATGATGGATCTTCGTATACTCAGCAGAATTACTCTCAGGTACACCAGAGTTCAAATTATCAGCATCCTGGTTACGTTCCTCCACCTCCTGCCACCAGAAATCAGTATCCACCTCCGCCTCCGCCTCCTGCGGATTCTTCATATCCACCTCCCCCACCACCTTCTGGGCAGCCTCCTCCCCCTCCTGCTCCAATGTATTATCCATCTTCTCAGGACTCCCAGTATAGCCAAAACCATCCCTTGGAGCCCCCACCTCCACCCCCTCCACCTTCATCTCCTCCAACTTCTGCTATTCCTCCTCCTCCCCCACCTTCTCAGCCACCGTCCCCTCCACCACCTCCTTCATCAGTTCCCCCTCAGAAACAACGTAATGAAAGCAGGCATAGTGCAGAGAAAAGGCGAGAGTCTGGTTGGCGTGAATCAAGGCATGGTAACCACACTTCTCGTTCTAAACAGCCAGACCATTCTGTTCCCCCATTGCCAATGAAAAAATCCAATGCTCCTTCAGGAAGGGTTGAGACTGAGGAAGAGAGGAGGTCAAGGAAGAAGAGAGAGATAGAAAAGCAAAGGCATGAAGAGAAGAATAGGCAGCATTTGAAAGAATCACAGAATAAGGTTCTGCAGAAAACCCAAATGTTAACTTCTGGTACGAAGGGTCATGGGTCGATCAGCGCATCACATATGGCTGACAGAAGAACCACCCCTTTGTTAAGTGGAGAGAGGACAGAAAACCGGTTGAAGAAGCCGACAACATTTCTTTGCAAGTTAAA ATTCAGAAATGAATTACCAGATCCGACAGCGCAACCAAAGCTTTTGACTTTAAGAAGAGACCCAGATCG ATTTACAAAATACTCCATTACTTCATTGGAGAAAATGCACAAACCTCAACTACATGTTGAACCAGACCTTGGAATTCCACTTGACCTTCTTGATCTCAGCGTATACAA TCCTCCCAAGGGTGTAAAGATACCACTTGCTCCAGAAGATGAGGAGTTGTTGCGCGATGACAATCCTATAACCCCCATCAAGAAAGATGGCATAAAAAAGAAGGAAAGGCCAACTGACAAAGGTGTTTCTTGGCTGGTCAAAACACAATACATTTCTCCTCTTAGCACGGAGTCTGCAAAACAG TCTCTTACTGAAAAGCAAGCTAAAGAATTGCGAGAAACAAAAGGTGGCCGCAACATCTTGGAGAATCTTAACAAGAG AGATAGACAAATCCAGGAGATTGAGGCTTCTTTTGAGGCATGCAAGTCACGGCCCATTCATGCGAGCAATCGCAGATTACAGCCTATCAAAGTCCAGCCACTTTACCCCGACTTTGATCG GTACAAGGACCCGTTTGTGCTTGCGAATTACGATAGTGCTCCAACTGCTGATTCAGAAACTTACAGCAAGTTGGATAAAACTGTTCGGGATGCATGTGAATCACAG GCCGTTATGAAAAGCTTCGTGGCTACAAGCTCAGATGCCGATAAACCTGACAAATTTCTGGCATATATGGTCCCTGCGCCGAATGAG CTATCGAAGGATATGTATGATGAAAGTGAGGATATCTCATACTCTTGGGTTCGGGAGTATCACTGGGAT GTACGAGGTGATGATGCTGATGATCCTAATACTTATGTTGTGGCGTTTGGGGAAAGAGAGGCCCGTTACATG CCTCTCCCAACAAAGCTTGTTCTGAGAAAAAAGAGAGCTAGAGAGGGAAAATCAAATGAAGAAGTCGAGCATTTCCCAGTTCCCTCGAGAGTCACAGTAAGGAAGAGACCTACTGCAGCTGCCATTGAACTGAAAGAAGAAGGG GGTTATACAACAGCTTTGAAGGGGAATGTTTCAAGTTCAAAGAGATCAAGAATCAGTCATGAAGATGATGTTGGTGAACAACATAACAATATGCATGATGATGATCAAGATCAATCTAGTGGTGGCGAGTACTATATGTCTGATTGA